One Aegilops tauschii subsp. strangulata cultivar AL8/78 chromosome 7, Aet v6.0, whole genome shotgun sequence genomic window carries:
- the LOC141027390 gene encoding uncharacterized protein — translation MGQAQGINMGFDLNQLIQPIPGLEELSLPFSDEEINKVLKELPVDRAPGPDGFNGMFVKRRWPIIEKDFLRMIQDFYEGKLSLENINASLITLIPKIISPEGPDDFRPISLTNTCLKFLTKLLANRLQKVILKCIHKKQYGFLKGSSSVLLNGIPGKQFKCKCGVRQAKDDELVALKNMLLTFQQYTGLKVNFAKSSMIPLNMTDEEAARLAAILGCKIGQLPFTYLGLPLGTTRPRIIDLMPLVDSLERSLNIPAGIIKQLDRIFRRCLWRGNSDAPKQSLAAWELATAHAGSFWWRDVLKLHDAYTAIASAHINMRDSALFWTDSWHIGGSARPLFW, via the exons ATGGGCCAGGCCCAAGGGATCAATATGGGCTTCGATTTGAATCAATTAATTCAGCCCATCCCGGGACTGGAGGAGCTATCCTTGCCGTTTTCTGATGAGGAAATTAACAAAGTTTTGAAGGAATTGCCGGTGGATCGGGCACCTGGTCCGGATGGCTTTAATGGGATGTTTGTCAAGCGCCGCTGGCCTATAATTGAGAAGGACTTCTTGAGGATGATTCAGGATTTTTATGAGGGGAAGCTTTCGTTGGAAAACATTAATGCCTCCCTCATTACGCTCATACCCAAGATCATTTCACCAGAAGGGCCCGATGATTTCCGGCCAATATCTCTCACCAACACTTGTCTCAAATTTCTAACAAAATTGTTGGCCAACCGGTTGCAGAAGGTGATCCTTAAGTGTATCCACAAAAAACAGTATGGGTTCCTTAAGG GTTCTTCGTCTGTGCTGTTAAATGGCATTCCTGGAAAGCAATTTAAGTGCAAGTGTGGGGTCAGACAGG CTAAGGATGATGAGCTTGTTGCCCTCAAGAACATGCTGCTTACCTTCCAACAATACACGGGTTTAAAGGTCAACTTTGCTAAATCTTCAATGATTCCATTGAATATGACTGATGAGGAGGCTGCTAGGCTTGCTgctattcttggttgtaaaattggCCAGCTCCCATTTACTTATCTTGGATTGCCTTTGGGAACTACAAGGCCAAGGATCATTGACCTAATGCCCCTAGTTGACAGTCTTGAGAGGAG CCTCAATATTCCAGCAGGGATCATTAAGCAGCTAGACAGAATCTTCAGGCGATGTCTTTGGAGGGGTAATAGTGATGCTCCAAAACAGTCTCTGGCTGCATGGGAGCTG GCAACAGCTCATGCTGGATCTTTCTGGTGGAGGGATGTTCTGAAGCTGCATGATGCTTATACTGCTATTGCCTCAGCTCATATCAACATGCGTGATTCTGCTCTGTTCTGGACAGATTCTTGGCACATTGGGGGCTCTGCTAGACCCCTATTTTGGTGA